From Corynebacterium sp. BD556, the proteins below share one genomic window:
- the hpaD gene encoding 3,4-dihydroxyphenylacetate 2,3-dioxygenase → MTAQAPDILRCAYMEIVVTDLAESRRFYVDTLGLVVTAEDDNAIYLRTFEEFIHHNLVLRKGETPAVAAFSYRVRSPEDLDKAVAFYEERGCRVQRRKEGFVKGIGDSVRVEDPLGFPYEFFYDVEHVERLAWAYDVHIPGALVRLDHFNQITPDVPRAVEYMEELGFRITEDIRDKEGTVYAAWMRRKPTVHDTAMTGGDGPRMHHIAFATHEKHNIIAICDKLGALRESDRIERGPGRHGVSNAYYLYLRDPDGHRVEIYTQDYYTGDPDNPVVTWDVHDNQRRDWWGTPVVPSWYRDGSRVLDLDGNLVDLVSRTDSSEMEKTIGADGFSYTREDSDEKLPEWKQGEYKLGHSL, encoded by the coding sequence ATGACTGCTCAAGCACCAGATATTTTGCGCTGCGCCTACATGGAGATCGTCGTGACCGATCTCGCTGAGTCTCGCCGCTTCTACGTTGACACCCTCGGCCTTGTTGTCACGGCCGAGGACGATAATGCGATCTATCTGCGCACTTTCGAGGAGTTCATCCACCACAACTTAGTTCTGCGCAAGGGTGAGACTCCGGCTGTTGCCGCATTTTCCTACCGGGTGCGTTCCCCGGAGGACCTAGACAAGGCCGTCGCCTTCTACGAGGAGCGCGGCTGCCGCGTTCAGCGCCGCAAGGAGGGTTTTGTCAAGGGCATCGGCGACTCGGTGCGCGTGGAGGATCCGCTGGGCTTTCCCTACGAGTTCTTCTACGACGTTGAGCATGTCGAGCGCCTCGCCTGGGCGTATGACGTACATATTCCCGGCGCTTTGGTTCGCCTCGACCATTTCAACCAAATCACCCCGGACGTGCCGCGAGCCGTCGAGTACATGGAGGAGCTGGGATTTCGCATCACAGAGGATATTCGCGATAAGGAGGGCACCGTCTACGCGGCGTGGATGCGCCGCAAGCCGACCGTGCATGACACCGCGATGACCGGCGGTGACGGCCCGCGCATGCACCACATCGCCTTCGCCACGCACGAAAAGCACAACATCATCGCCATCTGCGACAAGCTTGGCGCTTTGCGCGAGTCTGACCGCATTGAGCGTGGTCCGGGACGTCACGGCGTTTCCAACGCCTACTACTTGTACCTGCGCGATCCGGATGGTCACCGGGTGGAGATCTACACTCAGGACTACTACACAGGCGATCCCGATAATCCGGTCGTGACCTGGGATGTCCATGACAATCAGCGCCGCGACTGGTGGGGCACCCCGGTTGTGCCTTCCTGGTATCGTGACGGCTCCCGCGTCTTGGATCTCGACGGCAATCTTGTTGACTTGGTCAGCCGCACCGACTCCTCCGAGATGGAAAAGACGATCGGCGCCGATGGCTTTTCTTACACCCGTGAGGACTCCGACGAAAAGTTGCCGGAATGGAAGCAGGGCGAGTACAAGCTGGGGCACAGCCTCTAG
- the hpaH gene encoding 2-oxo-hept-4-ene-1,7-dioate hydratase, which produces MLDKDILASIADELAEAEKNRTMIPLLTKRYPEMKVEDSYAVQAEWVRRGQEAGRRLVGRKIGLTSKVMQEATGITEPDYGAIFDDMVFENGAVIEHGQFSNVRIEVELAFVLEKDLSGPNASIFDVIDATKYVVPALEILSSRIEMKGRTIVDTISDNAAMGAMVYGGNPVAPDAVDLRWVSALLYRNESIEDTGVAAAVLNHPAMGVAWLANRLHGHGDKLNAGDIILAGSFTKPMWVEKGDTVHADYAELGAITCRFV; this is translated from the coding sequence ATGCTGGATAAGGACATCCTCGCCTCGATCGCCGACGAGTTGGCGGAGGCGGAGAAAAACCGCACGATGATCCCGCTTCTGACCAAGCGCTACCCGGAGATGAAGGTGGAGGATTCCTACGCGGTCCAAGCCGAGTGGGTGCGTCGTGGACAAGAGGCTGGCCGTCGGCTAGTGGGCCGCAAAATTGGATTGACCTCGAAGGTGATGCAGGAAGCCACCGGCATCACTGAGCCCGATTACGGTGCCATCTTCGACGACATGGTCTTCGAAAATGGTGCGGTCATCGAGCACGGCCAGTTTTCCAATGTGCGCATCGAAGTTGAGTTGGCTTTCGTGCTGGAAAAGGACTTATCGGGGCCGAACGCTAGCATCTTCGATGTCATAGATGCCACGAAATACGTTGTGCCGGCGCTTGAGATCCTTTCGAGTCGCATCGAGATGAAGGGCCGCACCATTGTGGACACCATCTCAGACAACGCAGCGATGGGCGCGATGGTCTACGGCGGCAACCCGGTTGCCCCGGACGCGGTCGATTTGCGCTGGGTTTCCGCGCTTTTGTACCGCAATGAGTCGATCGAGGATACGGGTGTGGCGGCGGCGGTGCTCAACCACCCTGCGATGGGTGTGGCGTGGTTAGCCAACCGGCTGCACGGCCACGGCGACAAGCTCAACGCCGGCGACATCATTCTCGCTGGCTCCTTCACCAAACCCATGTGGGTAGAAAAGGGCGACACGGTCCACGCAGATTACGCAGAATTGGGGGCGATTACATGTCGTTTCGTTTAG
- a CDS encoding HpcH/HpaI aldolase family protein has protein sequence MSFRLELPETFGARLARAQSPLVGAWVTSGSPTNAEIISNAGFSWVLIDAEHSPYGLETILELLRAIAASPATPVVRLPKLDTALMKQYLDLGAQNLMVPMVNTAEQAQEAVAAMHYPPRGVRGVGSALARSSRWNGVEDYLNRASETVSLTVQIESVEAVENAEAIFAVDGVDQVFVGPSDLAASMGLLGKQTHPEVLEAVARTFRAARDAGKPVGVNAFDLNQARTYLDQGAAFVLVGADVQMLANSARSLAADFVGD, from the coding sequence ATGTCGTTTCGTTTAGAACTCCCGGAAACTTTCGGCGCGCGGCTCGCGCGGGCGCAGTCTCCGCTGGTGGGCGCGTGGGTGACTTCCGGTTCGCCTACCAACGCGGAGATCATCTCCAATGCTGGTTTTAGCTGGGTGCTTATCGACGCCGAACACTCACCCTACGGTTTGGAAACGATCCTCGAGCTTTTGCGGGCGATCGCCGCCTCGCCGGCCACCCCGGTCGTGCGTTTGCCCAAGTTAGATACCGCTTTGATGAAGCAGTATCTGGATTTGGGGGCGCAAAACCTCATGGTTCCGATGGTCAACACCGCTGAGCAAGCGCAGGAGGCAGTTGCCGCGATGCACTATCCGCCGCGCGGTGTGCGCGGCGTCGGAAGCGCACTGGCTCGGTCCTCGCGTTGGAATGGCGTGGAGGATTACCTCAATCGAGCCAGTGAGACGGTGAGCCTAACCGTGCAGATCGAGTCGGTGGAGGCCGTGGAAAATGCTGAGGCCATCTTTGCAGTTGATGGTGTGGATCAGGTCTTTGTGGGGCCTTCTGACCTGGCGGCGTCGATGGGATTGCTCGGCAAGCAGACCCACCCAGAGGTGTTGGAGGCTGTTGCCCGAACCTTCCGCGCCGCCCGGGATGCTGGTAAACCAGTTGGTGTCAACGCATTTGATCTGAATCAGGCGCGCACGTATCTGGATCAGGGTGCGGCGTTTGTACTTGTCGGAGCTGACGTGCAAATGCTTGCCAACTCGGCGCGTAGTTTAGCCGCCGATTTCGTGGGCGACTGA
- a CDS encoding NAD-dependent succinate-semialdehyde dehydrogenase: MLNITQLLDKVEKRLYINGEWREGSSGETFDVVNPATEEVIATMASGTREDSIAALDAAHAARQQWERTAPRTRAEILRRGYDLIMERADEFAAIMTLEMGKSFTEAKGEVAYGADYLLWFSEEANHFYGHTNKYPAKGLRMVTVRKPVGPCLLITPWNFPLSMATRKIAPALAAGNTVIIKPAKLTPLTMQYFVQTMIEAGVPAGVINIVSSKSAADVSEPIMEDPRLRKMSFTGSTPVGSSLMELAAKNIIKVSLELGGNAPAIVFADADMDTAVEQVKAAKLRNIGEACTAANRILVHESVAEEFTEKFVKAVKAMKIGNGMDEGVELGPLVEKKAVERMEELVEDAVENGGRVIYGGKRIEGKGFFFEPTVIVGASREAKVFREEIFGPIAPIFTFANEEEAWEMANDTEYGLASYVFSENPDVMFRASDNLEFGIVGFNAGVVSDASIPFGGVKASGLGREGAQEGMFEYTEVQHIGVRDPYAR, from the coding sequence ATGCTAAACATCACACAGTTGCTGGACAAAGTGGAAAAGCGCCTTTACATCAACGGTGAGTGGCGTGAGGGATCGTCGGGAGAAACCTTCGATGTTGTCAACCCGGCGACGGAGGAGGTCATCGCCACGATGGCGTCCGGCACCCGTGAGGACTCCATCGCGGCCCTCGATGCCGCCCACGCTGCGCGCCAACAGTGGGAGCGCACTGCCCCTCGCACCCGTGCCGAGATTCTGCGCCGGGGCTACGACCTCATCATGGAGCGCGCCGATGAGTTCGCCGCCATCATGACCCTCGAGATGGGCAAATCCTTCACCGAGGCTAAGGGGGAGGTCGCTTACGGCGCCGATTACCTGCTGTGGTTTTCCGAGGAGGCCAACCACTTTTACGGGCACACAAATAAATACCCGGCGAAGGGCCTGCGGATGGTCACGGTGCGCAAGCCTGTCGGCCCGTGCCTGTTGATCACTCCGTGGAACTTTCCGCTGTCGATGGCCACGCGCAAGATTGCCCCGGCCTTGGCGGCGGGCAACACCGTGATTATTAAACCGGCCAAGCTGACGCCTTTGACCATGCAATACTTTGTGCAGACGATGATTGAGGCAGGTGTGCCCGCTGGGGTGATCAACATTGTCTCCTCCAAGTCGGCTGCGGATGTTTCCGAGCCGATCATGGAGGATCCGCGGCTGCGCAAGATGTCGTTTACCGGCTCCACCCCGGTCGGTTCCTCTTTGATGGAGCTAGCGGCGAAGAACATCATCAAAGTCTCGCTCGAGCTTGGTGGAAACGCCCCGGCGATCGTTTTCGCTGATGCGGACATGGATACCGCGGTGGAGCAGGTTAAGGCCGCGAAACTGCGCAACATTGGTGAGGCTTGCACCGCCGCCAACCGCATTCTTGTCCACGAGTCGGTGGCTGAGGAATTCACCGAGAAGTTTGTCAAGGCCGTCAAGGCCATGAAGATCGGCAACGGTATGGATGAGGGCGTCGAGCTTGGCCCGTTGGTGGAAAAGAAGGCCGTCGAGCGCATGGAGGAGCTTGTTGAGGACGCCGTTGAAAACGGTGGCCGCGTCATCTACGGCGGCAAACGTATCGAGGGGAAGGGCTTCTTCTTCGAGCCGACCGTAATTGTTGGTGCCTCGCGCGAAGCGAAGGTGTTCCGTGAGGAAATCTTCGGCCCCATCGCCCCGATCTTCACCTTCGCCAATGAGGAGGAGGCGTGGGAGATGGCCAACGACACCGAGTACGGTTTGGCTTCCTACGTGTTCTCCGAAAACCCTGATGTTATGTTCCGTGCCTCCGACAACCTGGAGTTCGGCATCGTCGGCTTCAACGCGGGCGTTGTATCCGACGCTTCCATTCCCTTCGGCGGGGTGAAGGCTTCCGGCCTCGGCCGAGAAGGTGCCCAGGAAGGCATGTTTGAATACACCGAGGTCCAACATATCGGTGTGCGCGACCCCTACGCGCGCTAG